TTACGGCGCAGGAAGCGTCATCATCTGGGACAGGGGTGTTTATCACCACCCTTCTGCTAAAGACAGAAAAGAGAATGAGCAGTTTCTCCTGGACGGATTGAGAACCGGTAATATGAAGTTTGTCCTCGAGGGGGAAAAATTGCAGGGTGATTTTGCCCTCGTAAAGACTGGAAGGGACGAAAAGTCGTGGCTGCTTTTGAAGAAAAAAGATCGATTCGCAATGAAAGGGGACATTCTCAAAGAGAATCGGTCAGTGGTCTCCGCTAAGACGCTGGAAGAGGTTTTCGAAGCCGAACAGGGGGGTTCTTTCCGGCGGACAAGAGTGAGTCAGATTCGTCTTCGGGAGGCGATGGAAAGCGAAGACCTGAAAGACCAGCCGGCCAAGCCGATGCCGCGGAACGTAAAACCAATGCTCGCAACTCTGGTCGAACAACCCTTTGATCATCCGGATTGGATCTTCGAGGTGAAATGGGACGGATACCGGGCCATAGCAGGGATCCGTGACGGGACTGTTTCTCTTTATTCCCGAAACGGGATATCCTTGAGCCGCAAGTTTCCCCCTCTTGTAGAGTCGCTGAGTACCTTCAGGTTTGAGGCGGTCCTAGACGGTGAAATTGTCGTCGTTGACGATCAAGGACACCCTGATTTCCAGATGCTCCAGAATTATCAAAAATCCGGAAGCGGTCATCTGCTTTACTATGTCTTTGATCTATTGTATCTTGAGGGACATGATTTGACGAACCTCCCCCTCCTCGGGAGAAAAGAACTCCTGAAGAAGATTCTCCCCTTTTCTCCGAGAATTAAGTTCAGCGATCACGTGGTGAAAGACGGCATATTATTCTTTGGGGTCGTCAGGGAAAAGGGACTCGAGGGGATCATCGCCAAACATTCGCAAAGCGCGTACCGGGTCGGGAGGAGGAGCCGGCAGTGGCTGAAGGTGAAGGCGCAGCTTACGCAGGAGGGCATTATAGCGGGATTCACGGAACCCAGAGGTGGTCGGAAATACTTCGGAAGTCTAGTCCTCGGTGCATTCGAAGGGGGAGAGCTGGTTTACATCGGTCATTCGGGGGGGGGCTTCACGACGAAATCACTGAGGGAAATCCGCGAAAAATT
Above is a genomic segment from Thermodesulfovibrionales bacterium containing:
- the ligD gene encoding non-homologous end-joining DNA ligase; translated protein: MGLREYESKRKFGKTPEPKPGRRHEGGHLIFVVHKHAARALHYDLRLELRGVLKSWAVPKGPSMDPSLKRLAVMVEDHPLDYKDFEGVIPEGNYGAGSVIIWDRGVYHHPSAKDRKENEQFLLDGLRTGNMKFVLEGEKLQGDFALVKTGRDEKSWLLLKKKDRFAMKGDILKENRSVVSAKTLEEVFEAEQGGSFRRTRVSQIRLREAMESEDLKDQPAKPMPRNVKPMLATLVEQPFDHPDWIFEVKWDGYRAIAGIRDGTVSLYSRNGISLSRKFPPLVESLSTFRFEAVLDGEIVVVDDQGHPDFQMLQNYQKSGSGHLLYYVFDLLYLEGHDLTNLPLLGRKELLKKILPFSPRIKFSDHVVKDGILFFGVVREKGLEGIIAKHSQSAYRVGRRSRQWLKVKAQLTQEGIIAGFTEPRGGRKYFGSLVLGAFEGGELVYIGHSGGGFTTKSLREIREKLDPIVQEDCPFQTKPETNAPVTWVKPKIVCEVIFHGWTDEDIMRQPVFLRLREDKKAREVVRERPGESNQEGI